The proteins below are encoded in one region of Saccopteryx leptura isolate mSacLep1 chromosome 1, mSacLep1_pri_phased_curated, whole genome shotgun sequence:
- the GZMA gene encoding granzyme A, which produces MKTSGALLVPSLSIVIFLLLFPQDHCVKIIGGKKLAPHSRPYMVLIEGQNRTLCGGALIAATWVLTAAHCALNSTSKIILGAHSRTKNEPERQIMYVKKKFPYPCYDKDTHEGDLQLLQLKKKATINKNVTILNLPKKGDDVKPGTLCLVAGWGAINNKLHEPDTLMEVSIAVINRKICNDPKHYNYNPVIGLNMICAGSPKGGKDSCNGDSGSPLICEGVLRGITSFGKPGRCGDPRGPGIYTLLSQKYLNWIIKTMKGAV; this is translated from the exons ATGAAGACCTCCGGTGCACTTCTGGTACCTTCCCTCTCGATCGTCATTTTCCTCCTGCTCTTTCCTCAAG atcATTGTGTCAAAATCATTGGAGGAAAGAAGTTGGCTCCTCATTCAAGACCCTATATGGTGCTTATTGAAGGCCAGAACAGGACTCTCTGCGGCGGGGCTTTGATCGCAGCCACCTGGGTGCTGACCGCGGCCCACTGCGCCCT GAACTCAACATCCAAAATCATTCTTGGGGCTCACTCAAGAACCAAGAATGAGCCAGAAAGACAGATCATGTACGTGAAGAAAAAGTTTCCCTATCCGTGCTATGATAAGGACACACATGAGGGTGATCTTCAACTTCTACAG ctgaaaaagaaagcaacaattaataaaaatgtgactATCCTGAATCTCCCTAAAAAGGGGGACGACGTAAAACCAGGAACCCTGTGCCTCGTTGCGGGATGGGGGGCCATAAACAACAAGCTACATGAACCCGACACCCTGATGGAAGTCAGCATCGCTGTCATAAACAGAAAGATCTGCAATGACCCAAAGCACTATAATTACAATCCCGTGATTGGACTGAATATGATCTGTGCTGGGAGCCCCAAAGGTGGGAAAGACTCATGTAAC GGAGATTCTGGAAGCCCTCTGATATGTGAGGGCGTTCTCAGGGGCATCACTTCCTTTGGAAAACCAGGAAGGTGTGGAGACCCTCGAGGACCTGGCATCTACACCCTCCTCTCACAGAAGTACCTGAACTGGATAATTAAGACTATGAAGGGGGCGGTTTAG